The following coding sequences lie in one Acidimicrobiia bacterium genomic window:
- a CDS encoding phytanoyl-CoA dioxygenase family protein → MPVPVLAADVAHFCEQGWVLTRSHDDVGAVQRWVGEVAAWPQDGGEWLHHRELTDTGPQLCRTENFVPFHADLRAMLTTGTMLATASALLGEPAVLYKEKINYKLPGGAGYAPHQDAPAYRFVATHVSCMVAVDDALPDNGCLEVVSGYHQDLLPVDEVGCIRPDVVAALTWVPVEVKAGETLWFHSRTPHRSGPNLGPTPRRALYPTYNALAEGDLRAAYYDQKRVELGDGAAVSLIGDFQGRPVA, encoded by the coding sequence GTGCCCGTTCCTGTGCTGGCTGCCGATGTTGCGCACTTCTGTGAACAGGGGTGGGTGCTCACCCGCAGCCATGACGATGTCGGTGCCGTACAGAGATGGGTAGGCGAGGTGGCGGCGTGGCCCCAAGACGGTGGTGAGTGGCTTCACCATCGTGAACTCACCGACACCGGCCCACAGTTGTGTCGCACCGAAAACTTCGTGCCGTTCCATGCGGATCTGAGAGCAATGCTCACCACCGGAACCATGTTGGCCACCGCCTCGGCGCTGTTGGGGGAGCCCGCCGTGCTCTACAAGGAGAAGATCAACTACAAACTCCCCGGAGGGGCGGGTTACGCGCCGCACCAAGATGCCCCCGCGTACCGCTTCGTGGCCACCCACGTATCTTGCATGGTGGCAGTGGACGATGCCCTGCCGGACAACGGCTGCCTGGAGGTGGTCTCGGGCTATCACCAGGACCTGTTGCCGGTCGACGAGGTGGGCTGTATCCGCCCCGACGTGGTGGCCGCTCTGACCTGGGTTCCCGTGGAGGTGAAGGCGGGCGAAACGCTGTGGTTTCATTCGCGTACGCCCCACCGCAGTGGTCCAAATCTGGGGCCGACACCGCGCCGGGCGCTCTACCCCACCTACAACGCACTCGCCGAGGGCGACCTGCGCGCCGCCTACTACGACCAGAAACGCGTCGAACTGGGCGATGGCGCGGCGGTATCGCTCATCGGCGACTTCCAAGGCCGGCCGGTGGCGTGA
- a CDS encoding phosphohydrolase, producing MKALTLDDVFALYEQYGTQHYDEELMQLSHAEQTGALARSAGASDALVAAAVLHDIGHLLELAERDGLSDRTTDPRHEARGSAWLATLFPPTVTAPIALHVRAKRYRVAVDPAYRAVLSPGSVASLERQGGALAPEEVAAFEANPGWEDAVTLRGWDDHAKDLTLTVMPLASYRPLLHSLLL from the coding sequence GTGAAGGCACTCACGCTCGACGATGTGTTCGCGCTGTACGAGCAATACGGAACGCAGCACTACGACGAGGAGCTGATGCAGTTGTCCCATGCCGAGCAGACCGGCGCGCTGGCCCGTTCGGCGGGGGCCTCGGACGCGCTGGTGGCCGCCGCTGTGTTGCATGACATCGGGCACTTGCTCGAGCTGGCCGAGCGCGACGGCTTGAGCGATCGCACCACGGACCCGCGCCATGAGGCGCGCGGGTCGGCCTGGCTGGCCACCCTGTTCCCGCCCACCGTTACGGCACCGATAGCGCTGCACGTGCGTGCGAAGCGCTATCGAGTCGCCGTCGACCCCGCCTATCGAGCGGTGCTGTCGCCGGGCTCGGTGGCCAGCCTCGAACGACAGGGCGGCGCGCTCGCCCCCGAGGAGGTCGCCGCCTTCGAGGCCAACCCCGGCTGGGAGGACGCGGTCACCCTGCGCGGCTGGGACGACCATGCCAAAGACCTCACGCTTACGGTCATGCCCCTCGCCAGCTACCGGCCCCTGTTGCATTCTCTCCTCCTCTAG
- a CDS encoding N-acetyltransferase: MLDDPTLFGEIFAAPYGVLEPTHALILAAGNGRAVGYVLGALDTGAFEAQCALHWWPAARARHPLAADGQPLDDLLVAMIHQPHAADDAVLERYPSHLHIDLLPEAQGQGWGRRMMEALLTLLADDGSPGVHWGVNHDNHDALGFYRHLGATELGHDSMTHHFGWTFARGGENATGAGSWRGA; encoded by the coding sequence ATGCTCGACGACCCGACGCTCTTCGGCGAGATCTTCGCGGCGCCCTACGGCGTACTCGAGCCCACACACGCGTTGATCCTCGCTGCCGGCAACGGCCGGGCGGTGGGGTACGTCTTGGGCGCGCTGGACACCGGCGCCTTCGAGGCCCAGTGCGCGCTCCACTGGTGGCCCGCCGCCCGGGCCCGCCACCCACTCGCCGCCGATGGTCAACCCCTGGACGACCTCCTCGTCGCGATGATCCACCAGCCGCATGCCGCGGACGATGCCGTGCTGGAGCGCTACCCGTCCCACCTTCACATCGATCTGCTGCCTGAGGCGCAGGGCCAGGGGTGGGGGCGCCGCATGATGGAGGCGCTCCTCACCCTCCTGGCCGACGATGGCTCTCCCGGCGTGCACTGGGGCGTCAACCACGACAACCACGACGCCCTCGGCTTCTACCGTCACCTCGGTGCCACCGAACTCGGCCACGACTCGATGACCCACCACTTCGGCTGGACCTTCGCTAGAGGAGGAGAGAATGCAACAGGGGCCGGTAGCTGGCGAGGGGCATGA
- a CDS encoding enoyl-CoA hydratase yields the protein MSTWPHLLVDDSPPITRITLNRPERRNALSLEVMRELQAALLAVQGRVVVIAGNGPVFSAGHDLAEMVQCDTPAAAELFATCTELMTTVQSIPQPVIARVHGVATAAGCQLVASCDLAVAEEGARFATPGVRIGLFCSTPMVPLSRAIGPKRAMQMLLTGDLIDAPTAADWGLVNEVVPLDDLDVAVTALATRIAEASPLVLALGKQAFYAQAGLPQAEAYELARATMTVNAGTADAHEGISAFLEKRSPTWTGR from the coding sequence GTGAGCACCTGGCCGCACCTCCTCGTCGACGACTCCCCGCCGATCACGCGCATCACCCTCAACCGACCCGAGCGGCGCAACGCGCTGTCGCTCGAGGTGATGAGGGAGCTGCAGGCCGCGCTGCTGGCCGTGCAAGGACGGGTCGTGGTGATCGCCGGCAACGGTCCCGTGTTCTCGGCTGGTCACGATCTGGCCGAGATGGTTCAGTGCGATACGCCAGCCGCCGCCGAGCTGTTCGCCACCTGCACTGAGCTGATGACCACCGTGCAGTCGATCCCCCAGCCCGTGATCGCCCGCGTGCACGGCGTCGCCACCGCCGCCGGTTGTCAGCTCGTCGCGTCATGCGACCTGGCCGTTGCTGAGGAAGGGGCGCGCTTCGCCACCCCCGGGGTGCGCATCGGTCTCTTCTGTTCCACCCCGATGGTGCCGTTGAGCCGCGCCATCGGTCCGAAGCGAGCGATGCAGATGCTGCTGACCGGCGACCTGATCGACGCGCCCACCGCGGCCGACTGGGGTCTGGTGAACGAGGTGGTACCGCTCGATGACCTCGACGTTGCCGTCACCGCACTAGCCACGCGCATCGCCGAGGCCAGCCCGCTCGTGCTGGCCCTCGGCAAGCAGGCCTTCTATGCCCAGGCCGGCCTCCCCCAGGCCGAGGCCTACGAGCTGGCTCGCGCCACGATGACCGTCAACGCCGGTACGGCTGATGCTCACGAGGGCATCAGTGCGTTCCTCGAGAAGCGCTCCCCCACCTGGACCGGTCGGTAG
- a CDS encoding methyltransferase domain-containing protein translates to MDPTETYTHGHDESVLQSHRWRTVENSAAYLLPHLIPGAIVLDVGCGPGTITIDIARRVGPGLVRGIDASADVIAAATESAADVGATNVAFATGDVYALDLTDDAADVVHAHQVLQHLADPVAALREMQRVCRPGGVVAARDAVYRAMTWYPLNDGLDRWLELYCQVTEANRGEPDAGSHLLAWARAAGFSAVTTSASAWCYATPAERSWWGGLWADRISSTTLGTRAVELGLAEPGELRELAGAWRAWAEADNAWFGVLHGEILATP, encoded by the coding sequence ATGGACCCGACCGAGACCTACACCCATGGCCACGACGAGAGCGTGCTGCAGTCGCACCGCTGGCGCACGGTCGAAAACTCGGCCGCGTACCTGCTCCCCCACCTCATCCCGGGAGCCATCGTGCTGGATGTCGGATGCGGGCCCGGCACCATCACGATCGACATCGCTCGCCGCGTGGGGCCCGGTCTCGTGCGGGGCATCGATGCATCAGCCGACGTCATTGCAGCCGCCACCGAGTCCGCCGCCGACGTCGGAGCCACCAACGTCGCGTTCGCCACCGGCGACGTCTACGCCCTCGACCTCACGGATGACGCCGCCGACGTCGTGCACGCGCACCAGGTGCTACAGCACCTGGCCGACCCGGTGGCCGCGCTGCGCGAGATGCAGAGAGTGTGTCGCCCCGGCGGCGTGGTGGCGGCGCGGGACGCCGTCTACCGCGCCATGACCTGGTATCCGCTCAATGACGGGCTGGATCGCTGGCTGGAGCTGTACTGCCAGGTGACCGAGGCCAACCGCGGGGAGCCCGACGCGGGCAGCCACCTTCTCGCCTGGGCGCGGGCGGCCGGGTTCTCCGCCGTGACGACCTCGGCCAGCGCATGGTGCTATGCCACGCCCGCCGAGCGATCCTGGTGGGGCGGGCTCTGGGCCGACCGCATCTCCAGCACCACCCTCGGTACCCGCGCCGTCGAGCTCGGCCTGGCCGAGCCCGGCGAGTTGCGGGAGCTGGCCGGGGCGTGGCGGGCCTGGGCCGAGGCGGACAATGCCTGGTTCGGCGTCCTCCACGGCGAGATCCTCGCCACTCCCTGA
- a CDS encoding cupin domain-containing protein: MDMRRVVTGHDAAGKAVFVSDEAVAPVAPTMLPGSEFHRLWGGDTPPHFPDDGARPDDHAYFPPVGGFRFGLFTIPPDGGVGAPPDLDFEAAMAEIEEKLPGLASHMEPADPGMHTTATVDFEVVLQGSVTLELDDGAKVSLGVGDTVVQNGTRHRWSNPGAEPAVLAVFICGAHHDRVG, encoded by the coding sequence ATGGACATGCGCAGGGTGGTTACGGGTCACGACGCTGCTGGCAAAGCGGTGTTCGTGAGCGATGAGGCGGTGGCCCCCGTGGCACCGACCATGCTCCCGGGCAGCGAGTTCCACCGGCTGTGGGGTGGCGACACCCCGCCCCACTTTCCCGACGACGGCGCCCGCCCCGATGATCACGCCTACTTCCCGCCGGTGGGCGGGTTCCGGTTCGGTCTCTTCACCATCCCACCGGACGGCGGCGTCGGCGCGCCACCCGATCTCGACTTCGAGGCCGCCATGGCCGAGATCGAGGAGAAGCTCCCGGGTCTGGCCAGCCACATGGAACCGGCCGACCCTGGCATGCACACCACGGCCACCGTCGACTTCGAGGTGGTGCTGCAGGGATCGGTGACCCTCGAGCTCGACGACGGCGCCAAGGTCAGCCTGGGCGTCGGCGACACCGTCGTCCAGAACGGCACCCGTCACCGTTGGAGCAACCCCGGCGCGGAGCCGGCCGTGCTGGCCGTGTTCATCTGCGGCGCCCATCACGACCGCGTGGGCTGA
- a CDS encoding acyl-CoA dehydrogenase, giving the protein MHVDEDDPHRDLREGVRRVCSDFPDAYWRDLDSRHEFPWAFYDAMAHGGWIGIALPEAYGGGGLGITEASIVLEEVAASGAAMNGCSALHTSIFGMNPVVKHGSDALRDRYLPEVVSGQLHVAFGVTEPDAGTDTTAITTRARLDGDRYVVRGRKVWMTKAPYCQKVLLLVRTTPLEEVERKTHGLTLLLADLQDPRVTITPIPKVGRNAVVSCEVSFDDLEVPVDHRVGEEGQGFTYLLDGLNPERILIAAEALGIGRVAIERAVAYANERVVYGRPIGQNQGIAFPLAEAYAHLHAAGLVVREAGWRYDHGLPCGEQANLAKLLAADAAFTAADRAMQTHGGFGYATEYDIERYWKEARLMRLAPIPQEMVLNYVAEHVLGLPRSY; this is encoded by the coding sequence GTGCACGTCGACGAGGACGACCCACATCGCGACCTCCGCGAGGGGGTGCGGCGGGTCTGTTCGGACTTCCCCGACGCTTACTGGCGCGACCTCGACAGTCGGCACGAGTTCCCGTGGGCGTTCTATGACGCCATGGCGCACGGTGGGTGGATCGGCATCGCCCTCCCGGAGGCCTACGGCGGTGGCGGCCTCGGGATCACCGAGGCGTCCATCGTGCTAGAGGAGGTGGCGGCCAGTGGCGCCGCCATGAACGGGTGCAGCGCCCTGCACACGTCGATCTTCGGCATGAACCCCGTTGTGAAGCACGGGAGCGATGCGCTGCGCGATCGCTACCTGCCAGAGGTGGTTTCCGGGCAGTTGCACGTGGCCTTTGGGGTGACGGAGCCCGACGCCGGCACCGATACCACTGCCATCACCACCAGGGCGCGGCTCGATGGCGATCGGTATGTGGTGCGCGGGCGCAAGGTGTGGATGACGAAGGCGCCGTACTGCCAGAAGGTGCTCCTCCTGGTGCGCACCACGCCGCTCGAAGAGGTCGAGCGCAAGACGCACGGGCTCACGCTCCTCCTCGCCGACCTCCAGGATCCGAGGGTTACGATCACGCCGATCCCCAAGGTGGGTCGCAACGCGGTGGTGTCCTGTGAGGTGAGCTTCGACGACCTCGAGGTGCCGGTCGACCATCGGGTCGGCGAGGAGGGCCAGGGCTTCACCTACCTGCTCGACGGGCTCAACCCAGAGCGCATCCTCATCGCGGCCGAAGCCCTCGGCATCGGCCGGGTGGCCATCGAGCGGGCCGTGGCCTACGCCAACGAGCGGGTCGTCTACGGCCGCCCCATCGGCCAGAATCAGGGCATCGCCTTCCCCCTAGCCGAGGCGTATGCGCACCTGCACGCGGCCGGCCTGGTCGTGCGGGAGGCCGGCTGGCGCTACGACCACGGTCTCCCGTGTGGTGAGCAGGCCAACCTGGCCAAGCTGCTGGCGGCCGACGCGGCCTTCACGGCGGCCGACCGCGCCATGCAGACCCACGGCGGCTTCGGCTACGCCACGGAGTACGACATCGAGCGCTACTGGAAGGAGGCCCGCCTCATGCGGCTGGCGCCGATCCCCCAGGAGATGGTCCTGAACTACGTCGCCGAGCACGTCCTGGGCCTCCCCCGCTCGTACTGA
- a CDS encoding antibiotic biosynthesis monooxygenase, whose translation MTILVTGTIDFDPAKRDDAIAAINDCMVASRKDDGCEAYVFSGDFGDPGRVHVSEQWTSQEQMDAHMATPHMAAFMGQMGAFGVTGASLTKWDGATPSKLM comes from the coding sequence ATGACCATTCTCGTGACCGGCACCATCGACTTCGACCCCGCCAAGCGCGACGACGCCATCGCAGCCATCAACGACTGCATGGTGGCGTCGCGGAAGGACGACGGCTGCGAGGCCTACGTCTTCTCCGGCGACTTCGGCGATCCGGGCCGCGTCCACGTGTCCGAGCAGTGGACCTCCCAGGAGCAGATGGACGCCCACATGGCCACGCCGCACATGGCCGCGTTCATGGGCCAGATGGGCGCCTTCGGCGTCACCGGCGCCAGCCTCACCAAGTGGGACGGCGCCACCCCCTCCAAGCTGATGTAG
- a CDS encoding pyridoxamine 5'-phosphate oxidase family protein produces the protein MKDPLTPIGRTTVRRHADRGRYERSTINDILDEAYIAHVGFVVDGQPRVLPMTYGRDGEVLYLHGAVGNAMLRAVVDAEVCVTVTLLDGLVLARSAFHHSMNYRSAVLLGVATTVADEAEKRRAFGVIVDHVLPSRSVVARPSNDEELRTTLVLRLPIEEASAKVRTGGPIDDDEDMDLAVWAGVVPLRLTAGEPVQDPAQTISGLPVPVPARP, from the coding sequence ATCAAGGACCCGCTGACCCCGATCGGCAGGACCACCGTTCGGCGCCACGCCGATCGTGGCCGCTACGAGCGCTCGACGATCAATGACATCCTCGACGAGGCGTACATCGCCCACGTCGGTTTCGTGGTCGATGGTCAGCCCAGGGTGCTGCCGATGACCTACGGCCGCGATGGTGAGGTGCTCTACCTCCACGGCGCGGTGGGCAACGCCATGCTGCGGGCGGTGGTCGATGCCGAGGTGTGCGTCACCGTCACGCTGCTCGATGGGCTGGTGCTCGCTCGTTCTGCCTTTCACCACTCGATGAACTACCGCTCGGCGGTGCTCCTGGGGGTGGCCACGACGGTTGCCGACGAGGCGGAGAAGCGCCGGGCCTTCGGCGTGATCGTCGACCACGTGCTCCCGAGTCGCAGCGTGGTCGCCCGCCCCAGCAACGACGAGGAACTGCGCACGACGCTCGTCCTGCGCCTGCCCATCGAGGAGGCCTCGGCCAAGGTGCGCACCGGCGGACCCATCGACGACGACGAGGACATGGACCTGGCGGTGTGGGCCGGGGTCGTGCCGTTGCGGCTCACCGCCGGCGAGCCGGTCCAGGACCCCGCGCAGACGATCTCGGGCCTGCCCGTTCCCGTCCCGGCCCGCCCGTAG
- a CDS encoding diacylglycerol kinase yields the protein MTYRVIQWATGTVGIHAAPAIAAHPDLELAGLWVHSDSKAGHDAGELCGGPPLGVLATQDAAALLASGADCICYTANSDLRPDGVIDDIVGMLAAGLNVVNTSYVPLLYPKAAGEGVYDRLQAACLEGGTSFYTSGIDPGFGNAGITMHALALCKEVRKVRMLEIVNYATWDNPFTMFEIMGFGKQEPSQSLLLSPGSIGLAWGPVLHLVAEAIGLSLDSVEETHEILRADEDITIASGTVAKGTISGMRFEIIGMVDGEERIVVEHVTRLRDDDAPDWPQGSGYRIHVEGEPHLKIELELSSDLGDHNHAGCLATAMYVVNAIPHVVRADPGVLTMLDLPVYSATVG from the coding sequence ATGACCTACCGAGTGATCCAGTGGGCGACGGGCACCGTGGGCATCCACGCTGCCCCCGCCATCGCCGCCCACCCCGACCTCGAGCTGGCGGGCCTCTGGGTGCACTCCGACAGCAAGGCCGGCCACGACGCCGGCGAACTGTGCGGTGGACCACCGCTCGGCGTGCTCGCCACCCAAGATGCGGCGGCGCTGCTCGCCTCCGGTGCTGACTGTATTTGCTACACCGCCAACTCTGACCTGCGGCCCGATGGGGTGATCGACGACATCGTGGGGATGCTCGCCGCGGGCCTGAACGTGGTGAATACCTCCTACGTGCCCTTGCTGTACCCGAAGGCGGCGGGCGAGGGCGTGTACGACCGCCTTCAGGCGGCTTGCCTTGAAGGCGGCACGAGCTTCTACACCTCCGGTATCGATCCGGGCTTCGGCAACGCGGGCATCACCATGCATGCTCTCGCCCTGTGCAAGGAGGTGCGCAAGGTTCGAATGCTGGAGATCGTGAACTACGCCACCTGGGATAACCCCTTCACCATGTTCGAGATCATGGGGTTCGGGAAGCAGGAACCGTCGCAGTCGCTCCTGCTTTCGCCCGGCTCGATCGGGCTCGCCTGGGGGCCGGTGTTGCACCTCGTGGCCGAGGCCATTGGTCTTTCGCTGGACTCGGTGGAGGAGACCCATGAGATTCTCCGCGCCGATGAAGACATCACGATCGCCTCGGGCACCGTGGCCAAGGGCACGATCTCCGGCATGCGATTCGAAATCATCGGCATGGTCGACGGCGAGGAACGAATCGTGGTGGAGCATGTGACGCGCCTCCGTGATGATGATGCCCCCGATTGGCCCCAGGGCAGCGGGTACCGGATCCACGTGGAAGGTGAGCCGCATTTGAAGATCGAGTTGGAACTGTCGTCTGACCTTGGCGATCACAATCACGCCGGTTGTCTGGCCACCGCCATGTATGTAGTGAACGCCATCCCCCACGTGGTGCGTGCCGACCCGGGTGTACTCACCATGCTGGATCTTCCCGTCTACAGCGCGACGGTGGGCTGA
- a CDS encoding MerR family transcriptional regulator, whose protein sequence is MWRRNGRLLWPPSPVEFLARQATPHVRRSDRRRPEEVGCQGTLGKDTGSGVILSTVPNIHPADLTISAVATRTGVTISVLQDWERRFDFPHPTPLSREPQRYSADDVTTIREMLQQRGFGLSLETAIAVAQQERLYRNQDKDERSLFSGIRRTRPDLPVHVFTRRTMLAISHAIEDECITGADRPVLTASFQTTRAFATAFHRWETFLGTSDEATVFANFAAIRRVGGCLEVPIPRGGPLNCEWSVVCDATAAGLLVGCERPDHRWDAIWSVNAEVVRLATEIGQRLLAIHAPGLRTHRPLPPLDTNGSQDAEIGRNAALTSRIISYLDR, encoded by the coding sequence GTGTGGCGGCGGAATGGACGGTTGCTTTGGCCGCCGTCCCCCGTGGAATTCCTCGCTCGTCAAGCAACACCACATGTTCGGCGATCCGATCGGCGGCGACCGGAAGAGGTTGGATGTCAAGGGACACTTGGAAAGGATACCGGTAGTGGAGTTATTCTCAGCACAGTGCCGAACATTCACCCCGCCGATCTGACCATCTCGGCGGTGGCCACCCGAACCGGAGTGACGATTTCTGTCCTTCAGGATTGGGAACGGCGATTCGACTTCCCGCACCCCACGCCACTCTCCCGAGAACCCCAGCGCTACAGCGCAGATGACGTGACCACCATCAGGGAGATGCTCCAGCAACGAGGCTTCGGGCTCTCGCTAGAGACCGCCATCGCCGTCGCCCAACAGGAACGTCTCTACCGAAACCAAGACAAAGACGAGCGCTCGCTGTTCAGCGGCATCCGCCGGACCCGGCCCGACCTGCCGGTCCACGTCTTCACCCGCCGCACGATGCTCGCCATCAGCCATGCCATCGAAGACGAGTGCATAACGGGAGCCGATCGTCCGGTGCTCACCGCCTCCTTTCAGACGACACGCGCCTTCGCCACCGCCTTCCACCGCTGGGAGACGTTCCTTGGCACTAGCGACGAAGCCACGGTTTTCGCCAACTTCGCTGCGATACGTCGCGTAGGAGGCTGTCTCGAGGTGCCAATCCCCCGTGGCGGCCCCCTCAACTGCGAGTGGTCGGTTGTATGCGATGCCACCGCGGCCGGCCTCCTGGTGGGCTGCGAGCGGCCCGACCATCGGTGGGATGCAATTTGGAGCGTCAATGCCGAAGTGGTTCGCCTCGCCACGGAGATCGGCCAGCGCCTCTTGGCTATCCATGCCCCTGGCCTGCGCACTCATCGACCGTTACCCCCGCTTGACACCAACGGGAGCCAGGACGCTGAGATTGGTCGCAACGCGGCACTCACCAGCCGAATCATCTCCTACCTCGACCGGTAA
- a CDS encoding isopentenyl-diphosphate Delta-isomerase: MSLDIQPLPVAADRIAEHVVLLDERGIPRGTAAKATVHSAATPFHLAFSCYLVRADGAVLLTRRSLIKPTWPGEWTNSCCGHPQMGETLREAVRRRVAEELGLEIGRLAIAVPDFVYRAVMSDGTIEHELCPIVVAEVAGEPHPDSAEVDNLAWLSWEELQERVASAPESLSPWSVEQVRELSARARQPLEWLSASASVADRGLLDTPVSVDSAWGQASDRSSTHPPEGGALTAVQGPLRELLEHFLDRQAGEMAAIDLRLAEIVAEVRALVDAGGKRLRPAFVWWGHRATGAPEDHAVVQSAAAVELLHTFALLHDDVMDRSATRRGRPSAYASFAASHSEAARLGDPDWFGCSAAILAGDLTYVWADELFDGTAMAPDALARARVVFTTLRSEVIAGQYLDLVLAADNQADEEGARRVALLKSARYTVTRPLLLGAALGPARDAERVAPALTRYGDAVGMAFQMRDDILGLYGDPSVTGKSTLDDLREGKRTLLMLRALRMANPRERSYLLTHLGDPALIPEDAEKVRSIVASTGALASVEMLLRAEYGAAVEAVADLPNPARAALIEMADLAIQRCT, from the coding sequence GTGTCCCTTGACATCCAACCTCTTCCGGTCGCCGCCGATCGGATCGCCGAACATGTGGTGTTGCTTGACGAGCGAGGAATTCCACGGGGGACGGCGGCCAAAGCAACCGTCCATTCCGCCGCCACACCCTTTCACCTCGCCTTCTCCTGTTATCTGGTGCGGGCCGACGGGGCGGTGCTGCTCACCCGCCGGTCCCTCATCAAGCCAACCTGGCCGGGTGAGTGGACCAACAGCTGCTGCGGTCACCCCCAGATGGGCGAGACACTGCGGGAGGCCGTCAGGCGTCGTGTGGCTGAGGAACTGGGTCTAGAGATCGGTCGCCTCGCCATCGCGGTGCCCGATTTCGTTTACCGGGCCGTGATGTCCGATGGCACGATCGAGCACGAACTCTGTCCCATCGTGGTGGCTGAGGTGGCGGGCGAGCCCCACCCAGACTCGGCGGAGGTCGACAATCTGGCGTGGCTCTCCTGGGAGGAGTTGCAGGAGCGGGTTGCCTCGGCCCCTGAGTCGCTGAGCCCGTGGTCGGTCGAACAGGTACGGGAGTTATCGGCACGAGCGCGCCAACCACTCGAGTGGCTTAGCGCGTCGGCCTCGGTGGCCGACCGGGGCCTGCTGGATACTCCGGTGAGCGTTGATTCGGCTTGGGGACAGGCCTCCGATCGGTCCTCCACCCACCCCCCCGAGGGGGGTGCCCTAACGGCAGTGCAAGGTCCGTTGCGGGAGTTGCTTGAGCATTTCCTCGATCGCCAGGCCGGCGAGATGGCCGCCATCGACCTCCGCTTGGCCGAGATTGTGGCCGAGGTGCGAGCGCTGGTGGACGCCGGCGGCAAGCGGCTGAGGCCGGCCTTTGTATGGTGGGGCCATCGGGCCACTGGCGCGCCGGAGGACCATGCCGTGGTGCAATCCGCCGCCGCGGTGGAACTGCTTCATACCTTCGCCCTTCTGCACGACGATGTGATGGATCGCTCCGCCACCCGTCGCGGTCGGCCGAGCGCCTATGCGTCGTTTGCGGCCAGCCATAGCGAGGCGGCCCGCCTGGGCGATCCGGATTGGTTTGGCTGCAGCGCCGCCATCCTGGCCGGCGACCTCACCTATGTATGGGCCGACGAGTTGTTCGATGGCACCGCGATGGCGCCCGACGCGTTGGCCCGGGCCCGGGTCGTGTTCACCACGTTGCGGAGCGAGGTCATCGCCGGGCAGTACCTCGATCTTGTCTTAGCCGCCGACAATCAGGCCGACGAAGAAGGCGCCCGTCGCGTCGCCCTGCTCAAGTCGGCCCGATACACCGTGACCCGCCCGCTGCTACTGGGGGCCGCCCTCGGCCCCGCCCGCGATGCCGAACGGGTGGCGCCGGCTCTTACCCGCTACGGCGATGCGGTGGGCATGGCTTTCCAGATGCGTGACGACATCCTCGGCCTCTATGGCGATCCGTCGGTGACGGGAAAGAGCACCCTCGATGACCTCCGTGAGGGCAAGCGCACCTTGCTGATGTTGCGTGCCCTGCGCATGGCGAACCCCCGTGAGCGGTCCTATCTGCTCACCCACCTCGGTGACCCCGCACTCATCCCCGAAGATGCCGAGAAGGTGCGGTCCATCGTGGCGAGCACCGGGGCTCTTGCCAGCGTGGAGATGCTCCTGCGAGCCGAGTACGGAGCCGCCGTGGAGGCGGTCGCCGACCTCCCCAACCCAGCCCGCGCCGCCCTCATCGAAATGGCTGACCTCGCCATCCAACGCTGCACATGA